Proteins found in one Lysinibacillus fusiformis genomic segment:
- a CDS encoding amino acid permease, with the protein MEQQQLKRDLKNRHVQLIAIGGTIGTGLFLGSGKAIALAGPSIILAYLIVGTALFFVMRALGELLLSNAGYSSFTDFASEYIGPWAGYVTGWTYWFCWIMTAMADIIAVGVYTQYWFDIPQWVPAIGCLVLLLLLNLLTVKLFGELEFWFAIIKVITIVALIIIGLIMLVTGFQTSSGTVSVENLWAHGGMFPNGIYGFLMAFQMVVFAFVGVELVGVSAAETADPQKNIPSAINKIPFRILLFYVGALFVILCINPWYEMSASSSPFVQVFTLAGIPIAAGIINFVVLTSAASAGNSGLFSTSRMLYTLGNNKQASPAFAKLNRNSVPSNALVISAIVVSVGALLSKLMPENAFSIVTTISAICFIWVWSIIIISHIIYKRKKRALHEASTFKAPLTPFINYVVLAFFAFLLIVMFISEATRTALLLTPIWFIALFIIYKMKKR; encoded by the coding sequence GTGGAACAGCAACAATTAAAACGTGATTTAAAAAATCGCCATGTGCAGCTTATTGCCATTGGTGGAACAATTGGGACTGGTTTATTTTTAGGTTCTGGGAAAGCCATTGCCTTAGCAGGACCTTCGATCATTCTAGCTTACTTAATTGTAGGTACTGCGCTATTTTTTGTGATGCGTGCCTTAGGTGAATTGTTACTATCCAATGCAGGCTATTCATCATTTACGGATTTTGCATCCGAATACATAGGGCCTTGGGCGGGTTATGTGACAGGCTGGACATATTGGTTCTGTTGGATAATGACGGCGATGGCAGACATTATTGCAGTGGGGGTTTATACACAATATTGGTTTGATATCCCACAATGGGTGCCCGCTATTGGTTGTCTCGTATTGTTGTTACTACTCAATCTATTAACGGTTAAGCTTTTTGGTGAGTTAGAGTTTTGGTTCGCTATTATTAAAGTTATTACGATTGTGGCACTTATCATCATTGGTCTCATTATGTTAGTGACAGGCTTTCAAACTAGCTCGGGAACAGTATCAGTTGAAAATCTGTGGGCACATGGGGGTATGTTCCCAAATGGTATATATGGCTTTTTAATGGCCTTCCAAATGGTTGTCTTTGCATTTGTTGGTGTGGAATTAGTGGGAGTTTCAGCAGCTGAGACAGCAGATCCTCAAAAAAATATTCCATCCGCCATTAATAAAATTCCATTTCGTATTTTGCTCTTTTATGTAGGAGCATTATTTGTCATTCTATGTATTAACCCATGGTATGAAATGTCTGCCTCAAGCAGTCCATTTGTCCAAGTATTTACATTAGCTGGTATTCCAATTGCGGCTGGTATTATAAACTTTGTTGTCCTTACTTCAGCCGCTTCAGCAGGTAACAGTGGTTTATTTTCCACAAGTCGGATGCTCTATACTCTTGGCAACAACAAACAGGCATCTCCAGCATTTGCAAAGCTCAACAGAAATAGTGTGCCAAGTAATGCACTCGTTATATCTGCTATTGTTGTATCAGTTGGCGCTCTATTAAGTAAGTTGATGCCAGAGAATGCCTTTAGTATTGTGACGACGATTAGTGCAATTTGTTTTATATGGGTGTGGAGCATTATCATCATATCGCACATCATCTACAAACGAAAAAAACGTGCCTTACATGAAGCTTCAACCTTCAAAGCACCGCTGACACCTTTTATCAACTATGTCGTGCTTGCGTTCTTTGCCTTTCTATTAATTGTGATGTTTATTTCTGAGGCTACGCGTACAGCACTGCTGTTAACACCGATTTGGTTTATCGCTTTATTTATTATTTACAAAATGAAAAAAAGATGA
- a CDS encoding MFS transporter: MTTNEVTKKSRNVILALLFLGWSLGNLDRYIMNYAVVSITGDLQLDASSTGIILSAFFLGYAIMQIPGGWLADKFGAKRVLLMAVIMWSIFTGLTAIAWSLTAMIVIRFLFGIGEGGFQPSSSKIIATIFPKEERGRAMSIMLTSGGIVSLIVPLLAAYLLGTIGWRMMFIIIGAIGAIVAFLYWKYIKLPQDETATAETENPANKVNFKELLKTPLMWNLIIAYFCIYAVNWGLVSWIPTYLQKNRGLDLMSIGWAQTIPAITTIIGVYGSGYIIDKLPKGMDKVLGSISCAVIGLLLYLMFTAETVTLFIGYQTVVSIFIAFVITLLPVIVLKKLPSSITGSAMGIANTGGQLAGFVTPMAIGFMVDAFNGSFDAAFWMLIGFALICIVSLVTLNDQKGTLLKA; this comes from the coding sequence ATGACAACAAATGAAGTAACGAAAAAATCTAGAAATGTCATCCTTGCACTATTATTTTTAGGCTGGTCCTTAGGGAATTTGGATCGCTACATTATGAACTATGCAGTCGTTTCGATTACAGGGGATTTGCAATTGGATGCATCTTCTACGGGTATTATTTTAAGCGCTTTCTTTTTAGGTTATGCCATTATGCAAATACCGGGTGGCTGGCTTGCGGATAAATTTGGCGCAAAACGAGTTTTATTGATGGCGGTTATCATGTGGTCTATTTTCACGGGCCTAACGGCGATTGCTTGGTCTTTAACAGCGATGATTGTGATTCGCTTTTTATTTGGCATTGGCGAGGGTGGATTTCAGCCATCAAGCTCTAAGATTATAGCTACGATCTTCCCGAAAGAAGAAAGAGGAAGAGCAATGTCCATCATGCTTACTTCTGGTGGGATTGTCTCACTCATCGTGCCGCTGCTAGCTGCCTATTTATTAGGAACGATTGGCTGGCGCATGATGTTTATTATCATTGGGGCCATTGGCGCAATAGTTGCCTTTTTATATTGGAAATATATTAAACTTCCGCAAGACGAAACAGCTACAGCTGAAACAGAAAATCCTGCGAATAAAGTGAATTTTAAAGAGTTATTGAAAACACCACTAATGTGGAATTTAATTATTGCTTATTTTTGTATTTATGCAGTGAACTGGGGATTAGTTTCTTGGATTCCAACATATCTTCAAAAAAATCGAGGCTTGGATTTAATGTCCATTGGTTGGGCACAAACAATACCTGCCATTACAACGATTATAGGTGTATATGGTAGCGGATATATCATTGATAAGCTACCAAAAGGGATGGATAAAGTGTTAGGCTCTATCTCCTGCGCAGTTATTGGTCTTTTATTGTATTTAATGTTTACTGCCGAAACAGTAACGTTATTTATTGGCTACCAAACGGTCGTGTCAATCTTTATTGCATTTGTCATTACATTACTACCTGTTATTGTACTGAAGAAATTACCTTCTTCTATCACAGGTTCTGCGATGGGGATTGCCAATACAGGGGGGCAATTAGCCGGGTTTGTCACACCAATGGCGATTGGCTTTATGGTTGATGCCTTTAATGGCTCCTTTGATGCAGCCTTTTGGATGTTAATTGGCTTTGCGCTTATCTGTATTGTGTCGCTTGTCACGCTAAACGACCAAAAAGGAACACTGTTAAAAGCATAA
- a CDS encoding rhodanese-like domain-containing protein, with translation MDILITIGVVLVVTIAYIGINALRLKKAVTNLTQEQFIEGYRKAQLIDVREQKEFDAGHILGARNVPSTTLRQRYKEIRPDLPVYLYCQNTGRSSRAALFLKKRGYNQIYQLQGGFKTWTGKIKAKKY, from the coding sequence TTGGACATACTTATCACAATCGGTGTCGTTTTAGTAGTCACAATTGCATATATCGGTATTAATGCACTACGACTCAAAAAAGCCGTAACCAACCTAACGCAAGAGCAATTCATAGAAGGCTATCGTAAAGCCCAGCTGATCGATGTTCGTGAGCAAAAAGAATTTGATGCTGGTCACATTCTTGGTGCACGAAATGTTCCTTCGACAACACTACGTCAACGTTATAAAGAAATCCGCCCAGATTTACCAGTATATCTATACTGTCAAAATACAGGCCGTAGCTCACGTGCTGCATTATTTCTTAAAAAACGTGGGTACAACCAAATTTACCAACTTCAAGGTGGTTTCAAAACTTGGACAGGTAAAATAAAAGCAAAAAAATATTAA
- a CDS encoding lipoate--protein ligase family protein yields the protein MALDEALLDWHSEGLIPPVIRFYEWEPATLSIGYFQQAKRDINLDAVREQGLGFVRRPTGGRAVLHEHELTYSVIVTESYPDMPESVTEAYRVLSEGILQGFHNLGMDAYFSVPDTEEKRADLKSPKSAVCFDAPSWYELVVEGKKIAGSAQTRQKGVILQHGAILLDLDQEKLLSVFNFSSEEAKNRMRRKLPEKAVAINSLVKEPVTVEQCVTAFRDGFAKSLQIELKPFTLSEEQLEYVRALEEKKYASDEWNFKK from the coding sequence ATGGCACTAGATGAAGCATTACTTGATTGGCATAGTGAGGGGTTAATTCCACCGGTGATTCGTTTCTATGAGTGGGAACCTGCAACATTGTCGATTGGTTATTTTCAACAAGCCAAAAGAGATATTAATTTAGATGCTGTACGTGAACAAGGCTTAGGTTTTGTACGACGTCCTACAGGTGGACGAGCTGTCTTGCATGAACATGAGTTAACTTATAGCGTTATTGTGACGGAAAGCTATCCGGATATGCCAGAATCTGTGACAGAGGCCTATCGTGTGTTAAGTGAGGGAATCTTGCAAGGTTTCCATAACCTAGGTATGGATGCCTATTTTAGTGTACCTGATACAGAGGAGAAAAGAGCTGACTTGAAGAGTCCGAAAAGTGCTGTTTGCTTTGATGCACCAAGTTGGTATGAACTTGTCGTGGAAGGAAAAAAAATAGCGGGAAGTGCCCAAACACGTCAAAAGGGTGTTATTTTACAGCATGGCGCCATTTTATTAGATTTGGATCAGGAGAAATTATTATCCGTATTTAATTTCTCAAGTGAAGAAGCGAAGAATCGTATGCGCAGAAAGCTACCAGAAAAGGCTGTTGCCATCAATAGTCTTGTAAAAGAGCCTGTGACAGTTGAGCAGTGTGTGACAGCTTTTCGAGACGGCTTTGCAAAATCGTTGCAAATTGAATTAAAACCATTTACACTTTCTGAGGAGCAATTAGAATATGTCCGAGCTTTAGAAGAAAAAAAATATGCTTCTGATGAGTGGAACTTTAAAAAGTAA
- a CDS encoding glutaminase produces the protein MSTQPNHQHHLVAQWVSQYRAAANEGQCASYIPALAQKDPNQLAVAIIGTDGHEIKAGNTEELFTLQSVSKVITFILACMDRGLPYVLERVDVEPTGDTFNSIIRLESHQPGKPFNPMINAGAITVSSMLAGHSPQEKVTKILQFLEQIIGKQLSINEEVFESEWQTANRNRALAYYLMDSGFLDCSVDAALEVYLKQCAIEVNVSDLAMIGLVIANDGYHPLLKKQLFPKQVAKLAKALMVTCGMYNASGKFAAFIGLPAKSGVSGAILAAVPGHASLNSPFPTGCGIGIYGPAIDPIGNSVAGVQLLKHLATEWDMTIF, from the coding sequence ATGTCAACACAACCCAATCATCAGCATCATCTTGTAGCACAATGGGTATCACAGTATCGTGCAGCTGCCAACGAAGGGCAATGTGCTAGTTATATCCCTGCCTTAGCCCAAAAAGATCCCAACCAATTAGCTGTGGCAATTATTGGGACAGATGGCCATGAAATCAAAGCAGGAAATACCGAAGAACTATTTACCCTTCAAAGCGTTTCCAAGGTCATCACATTTATATTAGCCTGTATGGATCGAGGCCTGCCATATGTTTTAGAAAGAGTAGATGTTGAACCAACAGGAGATACCTTTAACTCAATTATTCGCTTAGAAAGCCATCAGCCAGGTAAACCCTTTAACCCGATGATTAATGCTGGGGCTATTACGGTGTCCTCCATGTTGGCTGGTCATTCTCCACAAGAGAAGGTCACAAAGATTCTACAATTTTTAGAGCAAATCATCGGCAAGCAATTAAGTATCAATGAAGAAGTGTTCGAGTCAGAGTGGCAAACGGCTAATCGTAATCGAGCATTGGCCTACTACTTAATGGATTCTGGCTTTCTAGATTGTTCAGTAGATGCGGCCCTTGAGGTTTATTTGAAGCAATGTGCAATTGAAGTCAATGTATCAGATTTAGCTATGATTGGCTTAGTTATTGCCAATGATGGCTATCACCCACTGTTAAAGAAACAGCTATTCCCTAAACAAGTGGCGAAATTAGCGAAGGCTTTGATGGTGACATGTGGTATGTACAATGCCTCAGGGAAGTTTGCAGCATTTATTGGCCTCCCCGCAAAAAGTGGTGTATCAGGTGCGATTCTTGCCGCTGTTCCAGGACATGCAAGCCTGAACTCCCCGTTTCCTACCGGCTGTGGTATCGGAATTTACGGACCAGCGATTGATCCAATAGGAAACAGTGTGGCAGGTGTACAGTTGCTGAAACATCTAGCAACAGAATGGGATATGACAATATTTTAA
- a CDS encoding endonuclease domain-containing protein → MDVYDAIQPQTCLICGFTINHNKQGWFTSHLKNEHNLTLDNYLISYFYPIEMVICQYSLCNKKVKLRRGIPNQFCCRSCRGKGEPLTCVICGKLFDEIHRQTKTCSKECASRLRSQNTGKWHNDMPNEQKKVHFNNIISKTAKTRKINGTPSWNSGKTGVYSKETIEKIRQAALKQIERETFRKTSIETALENFLVEQSITYKYSFIFEGAQFDFLLVGTNILIECDGDFWHGNPKFYSSFYEVQKRIKARDIEKNQIAAANGYTLLRFWEDEIKNDFENVKKRIINALLATT, encoded by the coding sequence ATGGATGTTTATGATGCGATACAACCACAAACTTGTTTAATATGTGGTTTTACAATAAATCATAATAAACAAGGATGGTTTACGTCTCATTTGAAAAATGAGCATAATTTAACATTAGATAATTATTTAATATCTTATTTTTATCCAATAGAAATGGTGATCTGCCAATATAGTTTATGTAATAAAAAGGTTAAACTGAGGCGAGGTATTCCTAATCAATTTTGTTGTAGAAGCTGTCGAGGAAAAGGTGAGCCTTTAACTTGTGTAATTTGTGGGAAACTATTCGATGAAATACATCGGCAGACTAAAACTTGTAGTAAAGAGTGTGCGAGTAGACTTCGATCCCAAAATACAGGTAAGTGGCATAATGACATGCCAAATGAACAAAAAAAGGTTCATTTTAATAATATCATTTCAAAAACAGCTAAAACTAGAAAAATAAATGGAACGCCTTCATGGAATAGCGGTAAGACAGGGGTTTATAGTAAAGAAACCATTGAAAAGATTCGACAAGCTGCATTAAAGCAAATAGAGAGGGAAACGTTTAGAAAAACTAGTATTGAAACAGCTTTAGAGAATTTCTTAGTTGAACAATCAATCACCTACAAATATTCCTTTATATTTGAAGGTGCACAATTTGATTTCTTACTAGTTGGGACAAATATTCTAATTGAATGTGATGGTGATTTTTGGCATGGGAATCCAAAATTTTATTCCTCTTTTTATGAGGTACAAAAGAGAATAAAAGCTAGGGATATCGAAAAAAATCAAATTGCAGCAGCTAATGGATACACTTTACTCCGTTTTTGGGAAGATGAGATAAAAAATGATTTTGAAAATGTTAAAAAACGCATTATAAATGCACTGCTAGCTACAACGTAA
- a CDS encoding restriction endonuclease: MYKLVPFSLTSTITEWIESNNTTINKAVYGKYNGHFNQKHTDQTKRKIGQHTKKLWDSNSPAKARMIEGLRKSGLVQKGKQKKPREQRICKSCGREFEVIITSSKLFCTQVCAGNSNIKIATQVYVENRASIHQEIKQTVIQWAIDHTEIITVTPLNKIKSTLNPLIEQIYQEFGVKDFRVISKAVFGEDRGRKELLRFMKKVCNENVC; encoded by the coding sequence ATGTATAAACTTGTTCCATTTTCACTCACATCAACGATTACAGAATGGATAGAGTCGAATAATACAACAATAAACAAAGCTGTATATGGTAAATACAATGGACATTTCAATCAAAAACATACTGACCAAACAAAAAGAAAAATCGGTCAGCACACTAAGAAGTTGTGGGATTCCAATAGTCCAGCAAAAGCTAGAATGATTGAAGGTTTAAGAAAATCTGGCTTGGTACAAAAAGGTAAGCAGAAGAAGCCCCGAGAGCAAAGAATTTGCAAAAGTTGTGGGCGCGAATTTGAAGTAATTATTACTTCATCCAAATTGTTTTGTACTCAAGTGTGCGCTGGAAATTCGAATATAAAAATCGCCACACAAGTTTATGTTGAAAATCGAGCAAGTATACATCAAGAAATCAAACAAACTGTCATACAATGGGCAATCGATCATACTGAAATAATAACTGTAACACCCTTGAATAAAATAAAATCAACGCTTAATCCATTAATTGAGCAAATTTATCAAGAATTTGGTGTTAAAGATTTTAGAGTAATTTCAAAAGCAGTCTTTGGTGAAGATAGAGGAAGAAAAGAATTACTAAGGTTTATGAAAAAAGTGTGTAATGAAAATGTATGCTGA
- a CDS encoding M20 family metallopeptidase, with protein sequence MSYHEKISTLIEAKQQATVALSDAIWAVPELHFQEKKSVQYMKEALEKEGFQTDVGVAGLETALVGTYGSGKPVIAFLGEYDALPGLSQKGGATQHEPLVDGGSGHGCGHNLLGTGAFAAAVAVKDYLAQNHQSATIRFYGCPAEENGSGKAYMAKAGLFDDVDIAISWHPGTFSTVMTCSSLANYAATFKFTGKSAHAAAAPHLGRSALDAVELMNVGVNYLREHIIPEARVHYAITNSGGTSPNVVQPYAEVTYLVRAPKKQQVQEIYQRVEQIAKGATMMTGTSVDIEFEGAASDLITNKTLYDVMYQQILEIGMPDYTIEDEQYAKAIFNTFTPEVQAASLVGLRKEDAKQLQGKVIADHVPGMLPEFIMGGSTDVGDVSWNVPTVQCTTVCMALGTPLHTWQVVSQGVMPIAHKGMLQAAKIMACTALALLDNPTYIEEAKKEWQERLDGEIYQSLIPEGTQPPKR encoded by the coding sequence ATGAGTTATCATGAAAAAATTTCGACGTTAATTGAAGCAAAACAGCAAGCTACGGTAGCATTAAGCGATGCGATTTGGGCTGTGCCTGAGCTTCATTTTCAAGAAAAAAAATCGGTGCAATATATGAAAGAGGCACTAGAAAAAGAGGGCTTTCAAACAGACGTTGGTGTTGCTGGTCTTGAAACAGCGCTTGTTGGAACGTATGGTTCTGGAAAGCCTGTCATTGCCTTTCTAGGTGAATATGATGCGCTTCCGGGCTTGAGTCAAAAAGGTGGGGCAACACAACATGAACCTCTTGTGGATGGTGGAAGCGGACATGGTTGTGGTCATAACTTATTAGGTACAGGCGCATTCGCAGCTGCTGTAGCTGTGAAGGATTATTTAGCGCAAAATCATCAATCAGCAACAATCCGTTTTTACGGTTGCCCTGCAGAGGAGAATGGATCTGGTAAAGCTTATATGGCAAAAGCTGGTCTTTTCGATGATGTTGACATCGCGATCTCTTGGCATCCAGGTACTTTTTCGACCGTGATGACGTGTAGTTCTCTAGCAAACTATGCCGCAACCTTTAAGTTTACGGGCAAAAGTGCGCATGCGGCGGCTGCACCACATCTTGGGCGAAGTGCTTTAGATGCTGTTGAGCTTATGAATGTTGGGGTAAACTACTTACGAGAACACATCATTCCAGAAGCGCGTGTGCATTATGCCATTACGAATTCAGGTGGAACTTCGCCAAATGTAGTTCAACCATATGCAGAGGTAACGTATCTTGTTAGAGCACCTAAAAAGCAGCAAGTGCAGGAAATTTATCAGCGCGTAGAACAGATTGCAAAGGGTGCCACAATGATGACAGGGACGTCAGTGGACATTGAGTTTGAAGGCGCTGCTTCGGATTTGATTACAAATAAAACGCTTTATGATGTAATGTATCAACAAATACTTGAAATTGGCATGCCAGACTATACAATAGAGGATGAACAGTACGCAAAGGCTATTTTCAATACGTTTACGCCAGAAGTACAAGCCGCTTCATTAGTGGGCTTGCGTAAAGAAGATGCCAAGCAATTACAAGGAAAAGTGATTGCTGATCATGTTCCAGGCATGCTACCTGAATTTATTATGGGTGGCTCTACCGATGTTGGAGATGTCAGCTGGAACGTACCAACCGTGCAGTGTACAACGGTATGTATGGCATTAGGGACACCGTTGCACACATGGCAGGTGGTGTCTCAGGGAGTTATGCCAATTGCGCATAAAGGTATGCTACAGGCTGCTAAAATTATGGCTTGTACAGCTTTAGCGTTGCTGGATAATCCTACATACATTGAAGAAGCGAAAAAGGAATGGCAAGAACGTCTTGATGGAGAAATATATCAATCATTAATTCCAGAGGGCACACAGCCACCTAAGCGCTAA